One genomic window of Bradyrhizobium sp. B124 includes the following:
- a CDS encoding VanZ family protein, which produces MVIGWLTLAFIAFATLSPIGDRPSFAADPHVEHFAAFAVMALALVVGYPRRAMLVVLLVVFSAFTLEAMQLLTPDRHGHLADAIFKVAGGLAGIGAGQLLLLLVLRKLSGR; this is translated from the coding sequence ATGGTCATTGGCTGGCTAACGCTGGCCTTTATTGCGTTCGCCACACTGTCCCCGATCGGGGACCGTCCCTCGTTTGCTGCTGATCCGCACGTCGAGCATTTCGCCGCGTTCGCGGTGATGGCACTGGCCCTTGTGGTGGGTTATCCCCGGCGCGCCATGCTGGTCGTGCTCTTGGTCGTTTTCAGTGCGTTCACGCTCGAAGCAATGCAATTGCTAACCCCTGACCGGCACGGCCATCTGGCCGACGCAATCTTCAAGGTTGCAGGAGGCCTCGCCGGCATCGGAGCGGGCCAGCTTCTACTGCTGCTCGTTCTGCGCAAGCTGTCCGGTCGGTGA
- a CDS encoding tetrahydrofolate dehydrogenase/cyclohydrolase catalytic domain-containing protein: MTANILDGHAHAQIVIDKVASELDRLPRAPGLTVVLVGCDPASQIYVQSKVRMAERLGLRGEVERLPDDASEADLLARIDALNARDDIDGILIQLPLPAHIDALRVMAAVDPAKDVDGLHALNAGRLFHGDDALVPCTPLGCLRLIKSIRPDLTGAHAVVIGSSNIVGKPMAALLLQEQATVTQTHIHTRGISKICRQADILVSAVGKAGLVRGDWIKPQAIVIDVGTTRVEKPDGGYAVCGDVSFDEAVQVAGAITPVPRGVGPMTIACLMENTVKAAKARAARLQ, translated from the coding sequence ATGACGGCGAACATTCTTGATGGGCATGCACATGCCCAAATTGTCATCGACAAGGTTGCGAGCGAACTGGACCGGCTGCCCCGCGCGCCCGGGCTTACGGTCGTGCTGGTTGGCTGTGACCCGGCGAGCCAAATTTACGTACAGAGCAAGGTCAGGATGGCCGAGCGGCTTGGCCTGCGCGGCGAGGTCGAACGCCTGCCGGATGACGCCAGCGAGGCCGATCTGCTCGCCAGGATCGACGCGCTCAACGCACGTGACGATATCGACGGCATCCTGATCCAGCTGCCGCTGCCGGCGCACATCGACGCCTTGCGCGTGATGGCGGCGGTCGATCCTGCCAAGGATGTCGACGGCTTGCACGCGCTGAACGCAGGCCGGCTGTTTCACGGCGACGATGCCTTGGTGCCGTGCACGCCGCTCGGCTGTCTCCGGCTGATCAAGTCGATCCGGCCAGATCTCACCGGCGCTCATGCCGTGGTGATCGGCAGCTCCAACATTGTGGGCAAGCCGATGGCCGCGCTGTTGCTGCAGGAGCAGGCGACCGTGACGCAAACCCACATCCACACCCGCGGCATCAGCAAGATCTGCCGTCAGGCCGATATCCTGGTCAGCGCGGTGGGGAAGGCTGGCCTTGTGCGCGGCGACTGGATCAAGCCGCAGGCCATCGTCATCGACGTCGGCACCACGCGCGTCGAGAAGCCGGACGGCGGCTACGCGGTGTGCGGCGACGTCTCCTTCGACGAAGCGGTGCAGGTCGCCGGCGCGATCACGCCGGTGCCGCGCGGCGTTGGCCCGATGACAATCGCCTGCCTGATGGAGAACACGGTGAAGGCGGCAAAGGCGAGGGCGGCCCGGCTGCAATAG
- a CDS encoding co-chaperone GroES — protein MKFRPLHDRVVVKRIDAEDKTAGGIIIPDTAKEKPSQGEVIAVGSGGRDEAGKLIPIDIKVGDRVLFGKWSGTEVKIDGVDLLIMKEGDIMGVLTDVPATKKKAA, from the coding sequence ATGAAATTTCGTCCGCTCCACGACCGCGTTGTGGTCAAGCGCATCGACGCCGAAGACAAGACCGCAGGCGGCATCATCATTCCGGACACTGCCAAGGAAAAGCCCTCCCAAGGCGAAGTCATCGCCGTCGGCTCGGGCGGCCGTGACGAGGCCGGCAAGCTGATCCCGATCGACATCAAGGTCGGTGACCGCGTCCTGTTCGGCAAGTGGTCGGGCACTGAGGTCAAGATCGACGGTGTCGACCTCCTGATCATGAAGGAGGGTGACATCATGGGCGTCCTCACCGACGTTCCCGCCACCAAGAAGAAGGCCGCTTAA
- a CDS encoding GlsB/YeaQ/YmgE family stress response membrane protein → MNMSGESLLVILVVGVAAGWLAGQLVRGTGFGLVGDLIVGIAGAFIASWLFPQLGIHFGLGIVSAIMSAAIGAVLLLLIIRLVRGRSRSAGGWDGPWRRRWW, encoded by the coding sequence ATGAACATGTCCGGCGAAAGCCTTCTCGTCATCTTGGTTGTCGGCGTCGCCGCCGGCTGGCTTGCTGGCCAGCTCGTCCGCGGGACTGGCTTTGGCCTCGTTGGCGATCTCATCGTGGGAATCGCGGGCGCCTTCATTGCAAGCTGGCTGTTTCCGCAACTCGGAATCCATTTCGGTTTGGGTATCGTCTCAGCGATCATGAGTGCCGCGATTGGCGCGGTGTTGCTGCTTCTGATCATCAGACTGGTCCGCGGAAGAAGCCGATCGGCTGGAGGCTGGGACGGACCCTGGCGGCGGCGCTGGTGGTAA
- a CDS encoding GrlR family regulatory protein, with the protein MKNGLYSIHVTLLDGRVGKGSGVILFRDGQILGGDAYLYYTGSYTVKGDAFKGEVLVQRHTTPRETDNPLFGGPAPVGIGVSGTFTDTRGTMSGTALVGKASLIFGATLHKLADIN; encoded by the coding sequence ATGAAGAACGGGCTGTACTCAATCCACGTCACCCTGCTGGACGGACGCGTCGGCAAGGGCAGCGGAGTGATTCTCTTCCGCGACGGGCAAATTCTCGGCGGCGATGCCTATCTGTATTACACCGGCAGCTACACGGTGAAGGGTGATGCGTTCAAGGGCGAGGTCCTCGTGCAACGCCACACCACGCCGCGCGAGACCGACAACCCGCTGTTCGGCGGGCCGGCGCCGGTCGGCATCGGCGTCTCCGGCACCTTCACCGACACCCGCGGCACAATGAGTGGAACCGCGCTGGTCGGCAAGGCGAGCCTGATCTTCGGCGCAACGCTGCACAAGCTCGCGGATATCAATTAG
- the groL gene encoding chaperonin GroEL (60 kDa chaperone family; promotes refolding of misfolded polypeptides especially under stressful conditions; forms two stacked rings of heptamers to form a barrel-shaped 14mer; ends can be capped by GroES; misfolded proteins enter the barrel where they are refolded when GroES binds) has product MSAKEVKFGVDARDRMLRGVDILHNAVKVTLGPKGRNVVLEKSFGAPRITKDGVTVAKEIELEDKFENMGAQMVREVASKSADAAGDGTTTATVLAAAIVREGAKSVAAGMNPMDLKRGIDLAVEAVVADLQKNSKKVTSNEEIAQVGTISANGDAEIGKFIADAMKKVGNEGVITVEEAKSLETELEVVEGMQFDRGYISPYFVTNADKMRVEMEDAYVLINEKKLSQLNELLPLLEAVVQTGKPLVIVAEDVEGEALATLVVNRLRGGLKVAAVKAPGFGDRRKAMLQDIAILTGGQAISEDLGIKLENVTLQMLGRAKKVMIDKENTTIVNGAGKKADIDARVAQIKAQIEETTSDYDREKLQERLAKLAGGVAVIRVGGATEVEVKERKDRVDDAMHATRAAVEEGIVPGGGVALLRASEHLKGIRTKNDDQKTGVEIVRKALSYPARQIAINAGEDGSVIVGKILEKDQYSYGFDSQTGEYGNLISKGIIDPTKVVRVAIQNASSVAALLITTEAMVAEVPKKNAGGGGMPPGPGGMGGMDF; this is encoded by the coding sequence ATGTCAGCCAAAGAAGTCAAATTCGGCGTCGATGCCCGGGACCGCATGTTGCGCGGTGTCGACATTCTCCATAATGCGGTGAAAGTGACACTCGGTCCTAAGGGCCGCAATGTCGTGCTCGAGAAGTCGTTCGGCGCTCCCCGTATCACCAAGGACGGCGTCACCGTCGCCAAGGAGATCGAGCTCGAGGACAAGTTCGAGAACATGGGCGCCCAGATGGTGCGCGAAGTCGCCTCCAAGTCCGCTGACGCGGCCGGCGACGGCACCACCACAGCGACTGTGCTTGCAGCTGCGATCGTCCGTGAAGGCGCCAAGTCGGTTGCCGCCGGCATGAACCCGATGGACCTGAAGCGCGGTATCGACCTCGCGGTCGAAGCCGTCGTTGCGGACCTCCAGAAGAACTCGAAGAAGGTCACCTCGAACGAGGAGATCGCCCAGGTCGGCACCATTTCGGCCAACGGCGATGCCGAGATCGGCAAGTTCATCGCCGACGCCATGAAGAAGGTCGGCAACGAGGGCGTGATCACGGTTGAGGAAGCCAAGTCGCTGGAGACCGAACTGGAAGTCGTCGAGGGTATGCAGTTCGACCGCGGCTACATCTCGCCCTATTTCGTCACCAACGCCGACAAGATGCGCGTTGAGATGGAAGATGCCTACGTCCTGATCAACGAGAAGAAGCTATCTCAGTTGAATGAATTGCTTCCCTTGTTGGAAGCTGTGGTGCAGACCGGCAAGCCGCTGGTCATCGTCGCTGAAGACGTCGAGGGCGAGGCGCTTGCCACCCTGGTCGTCAACCGCCTGCGTGGCGGCCTGAAGGTCGCGGCCGTCAAGGCTCCGGGCTTCGGCGATCGCCGCAAGGCCATGCTGCAGGACATCGCGATCCTGACCGGCGGCCAGGCCATCTCGGAAGACCTCGGCATCAAGCTCGAGAACGTCACGCTGCAGATGCTCGGTCGCGCCAAGAAGGTGATGATCGACAAGGAGAACACCACGATCGTCAACGGCGCCGGCAAGAAGGCCGACATCGACGCCCGCGTTGCCCAGATCAAGGCGCAGATCGAGGAAACCACCTCGGACTACGACCGTGAGAAGCTGCAGGAGCGTCTCGCCAAGCTCGCAGGCGGCGTCGCGGTGATCCGCGTCGGCGGCGCAACCGAAGTCGAGGTGAAGGAGCGCAAGGATCGCGTTGATGACGCGATGCATGCGACCCGCGCGGCTGTCGAGGAAGGCATCGTGCCGGGCGGTGGCGTCGCCTTGCTCCGTGCCTCCGAGCACCTCAAGGGCATTCGCACCAAGAACGACGACCAGAAGACCGGCGTCGAGATCGTGCGCAAGGCATTGTCCTACCCGGCCCGCCAGATCGCGATCAACGCCGGTGAGGACGGTTCGGTGATCGTCGGCAAGATCCTCGAGAAGGATCAGTACTCGTACGGCTTCGACTCGCAGACCGGTGAATACGGCAACCTGATCTCGAAGGGCATCATCGATCCGACCAAGGTGGTTCGGGTGGCGATCCAAAACGCGTCCTCGGTGGCGGCTCTTCTGATCACCACCGAAGCCATGGTGGCCGAAGTGCCGAAGAAGAACGCGGGTGGCGGCGGCATGCCTCCGGGTCCGGGCGGAATGGGTGGCATGGACTTCTAA
- a CDS encoding alkane 1-monooxygenase produces the protein MIFTGTNAAGETITYRDGKRYLWMLSFIPPLIPLLSYWLFLRTHNPLVTLIPFVFIFILIPLLDVLFGEDTHNPPAEVVAAMEADPYYLRLARITVVFPWINYVALIAFFGTQELPWWSYVALLLGVGTINGGALLIGHELGHKADRLNILFGMLANCAVGYAHFRVEHNRGHHTWVATPEDPASARFGESIYAFATRELPGAFKRGWRNEAERLTRRGEPVWSVNNEILQGFALTLVVAAILIALFGWKVAPFIVAHHFLGWYALTQANYVEHYGLLREKLPNGRYQAVEPRHSWNTNHIVSNLMTFHLQRHSDHHANPMRPYQSLRDFDDIPRLPNGYTGMFGLAAIPPLWFRVMDPKTLAWAGGDKSKLNLGDRPVNA, from the coding sequence ATGATCTTCACGGGCACCAATGCCGCTGGCGAAACGATCACCTACCGGGACGGCAAGCGCTATCTGTGGATGCTCTCGTTCATCCCGCCGCTGATCCCGCTGTTGTCCTACTGGCTCTTCCTGCGGACGCACAATCCGCTGGTGACGCTGATTCCGTTCGTCTTCATCTTCATCCTGATCCCGCTGCTCGATGTCCTGTTCGGTGAGGACACCCACAATCCGCCGGCGGAAGTGGTCGCCGCGATGGAGGCCGATCCCTATTATCTGCGGCTGGCGCGCATCACCGTGGTATTTCCATGGATCAACTACGTCGCCCTGATCGCCTTCTTCGGCACGCAGGAGCTGCCGTGGTGGTCGTATGTCGCTTTGCTGCTCGGCGTCGGCACCATCAATGGCGGTGCGCTTCTGATCGGGCACGAGCTCGGCCACAAGGCTGATCGGCTTAACATCTTGTTCGGCATGCTCGCCAACTGCGCGGTGGGCTACGCCCATTTCCGCGTCGAGCATAATCGCGGCCATCACACCTGGGTCGCGACCCCCGAAGATCCCGCCAGCGCGCGATTCGGTGAATCGATCTATGCATTTGCCACCCGCGAGCTGCCGGGCGCCTTCAAGCGCGGCTGGCGCAATGAGGCCGAGCGGCTGACCCGGCGCGGCGAGCCGGTCTGGTCGGTCAACAACGAGATCCTGCAGGGCTTTGCGCTGACGCTCGTCGTCGCGGCGATTCTGATTGCGCTGTTCGGCTGGAAGGTCGCGCCGTTCATCGTCGCGCATCATTTCCTCGGCTGGTATGCGCTGACCCAGGCCAATTATGTCGAGCATTACGGATTGCTGCGCGAGAAGCTGCCGAACGGCCGCTACCAGGCGGTCGAGCCGCGCCACTCCTGGAACACCAACCACATCGTCTCGAACCTGATGACGTTCCATCTGCAACGTCACTCCGATCACCACGCCAACCCGATGCGCCCCTACCAGTCGCTGCGCGATTTCGACGACATCCCGCGGCTCCCGAACGGCTACACCGGCATGTTCGGCCTGGCTGCGATCCCGCCGCTCTGGTTCCGTGTGATGGACCCGAAGACACTGGCGTGGGCCGGCGGCGACAAGAGCAAGCTCAATCTGGGCGACCGGCCGGTGAATGCGTGA
- a CDS encoding sterol desaturase family protein — protein sequence MRDLFGLTQRLLVVLIFVPFERLFAARPQKIFRRGLLTDMAFPFINAGLVLAGVIAIMTAAILVNQSILPAAVTQAIGDLPYLVQVPLVIQIADLGVYWTHGALFPVYALGFSIEAIGAYLLVYYWQAWLVHANVRLNHGPLRHVLVSPEFHHWHHSSETAARDKNFAGLFSFYDVLFGSTYLPKGQNPKAFGVDHPMPSSYLALLAYPFVAWTAKRKRDDPSAIQPLSNGGKPAQPRQSAPLS from the coding sequence ATGCGCGATTTATTTGGACTGACGCAGCGTTTGCTGGTGGTTTTGATCTTCGTGCCTTTCGAGCGATTGTTCGCCGCGAGGCCTCAGAAGATTTTCAGGCGTGGCCTGCTGACCGACATGGCCTTCCCGTTCATCAACGCCGGGCTGGTGCTGGCCGGCGTGATCGCCATCATGACGGCGGCCATCCTTGTCAATCAATCGATCCTGCCTGCGGCAGTAACGCAGGCGATCGGCGATCTTCCGTATCTGGTTCAAGTGCCCCTTGTGATCCAGATCGCCGACCTCGGCGTCTACTGGACGCACGGCGCGCTGTTTCCGGTTTACGCGCTCGGCTTCTCCATCGAAGCGATCGGGGCCTACCTGCTCGTCTACTACTGGCAGGCCTGGCTGGTTCACGCCAATGTCCGCCTGAACCATGGACCGCTGCGCCACGTCCTGGTGTCGCCGGAATTTCATCACTGGCACCACAGCAGCGAGACGGCAGCCAGGGACAAGAACTTCGCCGGGCTGTTCTCCTTCTACGACGTGCTGTTCGGGAGCACCTACCTTCCGAAGGGGCAAAATCCGAAGGCATTCGGCGTCGATCATCCAATGCCCTCCAGCTACCTGGCGCTCCTGGCCTACCCGTTTGTCGCGTGGACCGCGAAGCGCAAGCGCGACGATCCGTCAGCCATCCAACCTCTGTCGAACGGTGGAAAGCCTGCACAGCCGCGCCAAAGCGCGCCGCTGAGCTAG
- a CDS encoding diphosphate--fructose-6-phosphate 1-phosphotransferase has protein sequence MPSIVIAQGGGPTAVINQTLCGAILAARRHDPSLQILGARYGVRGLKADNVVDLTAVPEADLHRLGNTPNSALGSTRDKPDPDTCSDILAALDRLDARAFVYIGGNDTAGTLELLRQQSSGPCHFVHAPKTIDNDLMENDHVPGFISAAAFVANALVSIDLDFRAMPGIHVAIVMGRHAGFLTAAAAGWQQSPDDAPHLIYTPEQPFSVPRFLDEVDAVYARLGRCIVSMSEGVQDEMGRPLTEALAGGAVERDAHGNLQLTGGDLGIEIQKALKSRFRKARARVDTLGYLPRGYIGVIDETDRKEAFAAGEFAAQSALTGSGSVVLHYDGDRIEPQLVPLERVAGKTRRMPDDFFAGSGAVSAEGRGYFRRLLPTRPDIFLPFV, from the coding sequence ATGCCATCGATCGTCATTGCCCAGGGCGGCGGCCCCACCGCTGTGATCAACCAGACGCTGTGCGGCGCCATCCTTGCCGCGCGCAGGCATGATCCGTCGTTGCAGATTCTCGGCGCGCGCTATGGCGTGCGCGGCCTCAAGGCGGACAACGTCGTCGACCTCACCGCCGTCCCCGAGGCGGATCTGCACCGCCTCGGCAACACGCCCAATTCGGCGCTCGGCTCGACCCGTGACAAACCAGATCCCGACACATGCTCTGATATCCTCGCGGCGCTGGACCGGCTCGACGCCCGTGCCTTCGTCTATATTGGCGGCAATGACACGGCCGGAACGCTCGAACTGCTGCGTCAACAGTCAAGTGGCCCCTGCCATTTCGTGCATGCCCCCAAGACGATCGATAACGACTTGATGGAGAACGATCATGTCCCCGGCTTCATCTCGGCCGCCGCCTTCGTCGCCAACGCCCTTGTCAGCATCGATCTCGATTTTCGCGCCATGCCCGGCATCCATGTGGCCATCGTTATGGGCCGTCATGCCGGCTTTCTCACCGCCGCCGCCGCAGGCTGGCAGCAGTCGCCCGACGATGCCCCGCATCTGATCTACACACCGGAACAGCCGTTCTCGGTTCCCCGGTTCCTCGACGAGGTCGATGCGGTTTATGCGCGTCTGGGCCGCTGCATCGTTTCGATGTCCGAGGGCGTGCAGGACGAGATGGGTCGGCCTCTCACCGAGGCGCTGGCGGGCGGGGCGGTCGAGCGCGACGCCCATGGCAATCTGCAATTGACCGGCGGCGATCTCGGCATCGAAATCCAGAAAGCGCTGAAATCGCGTTTTCGCAAGGCAAGGGCGCGCGTCGATACGCTAGGCTATCTACCACGCGGATATATCGGCGTGATCGACGAAACCGACCGCAAGGAGGCTTTCGCCGCAGGCGAATTTGCCGCGCAAAGCGCCTTAACCGGCAGTGGCTCGGTGGTGCTACACTATGACGGCGACCGCATCGAACCTCAGCTCGTGCCGCTCGAGCGTGTGGCTGGCAAAACGCGTCGTATGCCGGACGACTTCTTTGCTGGCAGCGGTGCCGTTTCGGCTGAGGGACGGGGCTATTTTCGGCGGCTTCTACCCACACGGCCCGACATCTTCCTGCCGTTCGTGTGA
- a CDS encoding MaoC/PaaZ C-terminal domain-containing protein — MGEAEILEFAGKYDPVPIHTDPVAAAAGPFGGLIASGFNTIAIYQRLVVEAIWTKVAGIVGRSFEIRLPSPVRPGATLTGQSRIQKITIRPERRDAVVIFKTELVNDEQRPVLVLVLDALIRMRPAEQGQT; from the coding sequence ATCGGCGAAGCCGAGATCCTGGAGTTCGCCGGGAAATATGATCCGGTGCCGATCCATACCGATCCCGTCGCGGCCGCGGCGGGCCCGTTCGGCGGCCTGATCGCAAGCGGCTTCAATACCATCGCGATCTATCAACGGCTCGTCGTGGAGGCGATCTGGACCAAGGTGGCGGGCATCGTCGGGCGGAGCTTCGAGATCCGCTTGCCGAGCCCGGTCCGCCCGGGCGCCACGCTCACCGGCCAATCCCGGATCCAGAAAATCACCATCAGGCCGGAGCGACGCGACGCCGTCGTGATTTTCAAGACCGAGCTCGTCAACGACGAGCAGCGTCCCGTACTTGTCCTGGTTCTCGATGCACTGATCCGCATGCGGCCGGCGGAGCAGGGGCAGACTTAA
- a CDS encoding zinc-ribbon domain containing protein → MKRSKQTRGEIEAKQRKAEEWRRTLAQRAAERQRLRDYKIALARDEVAVVTSQLAPSNSYSTPDFVERGTYRPEPFVCKDCGVAEVWTPLQQKWWYETAKGDVFTKAVRCRACRTRARARKTAARRVHLEGLARKKPSAT, encoded by the coding sequence GTGAAGCGCAGCAAGCAGACGCGGGGCGAGATCGAAGCCAAACAGCGCAAGGCTGAGGAATGGCGTCGCACGCTGGCGCAACGCGCCGCCGAACGGCAGCGCCTGCGCGACTACAAGATCGCGCTGGCGCGCGACGAGGTTGCGGTGGTCACGAGCCAGCTCGCGCCCTCGAACAGCTATTCGACTCCAGATTTCGTCGAACGCGGAACCTATCGGCCCGAGCCGTTCGTCTGCAAGGATTGCGGCGTTGCCGAGGTGTGGACGCCGTTGCAGCAGAAATGGTGGTACGAGACCGCCAAGGGCGACGTGTTCACCAAGGCCGTGCGCTGCCGGGCCTGCCGCACCAGGGCGCGCGCACGCAAGACCGCTGCGCGCCGCGTGCATCTGGAAGGGCTCGCCAGGAAGAAGCCTTCCGCCACGTAG
- a CDS encoding VOC family protein — protein sequence MPVVTWDHVHLRSPDPEATATWLRDILGGEIIRGPGRIDVQLGGAKVFIAEVTQGDGVNAPPVTPYQGLDHFGLTVKDIDAVAAEIKAKGVEFTKEPTTIRPGVRICFIRGPQGISIELLERDQKYV from the coding sequence ATGCCTGTCGTCACCTGGGACCACGTCCATCTGCGCAGTCCCGATCCCGAGGCCACCGCGACCTGGCTACGCGACATTCTGGGCGGCGAGATCATCCGCGGCCCCGGCCGCATCGACGTCCAGCTCGGCGGCGCCAAGGTGTTCATCGCGGAGGTGACGCAAGGCGACGGCGTCAACGCCCCGCCGGTGACGCCGTATCAGGGGCTCGATCATTTCGGCCTGACCGTGAAGGACATCGACGCGGTCGCGGCCGAGATCAAGGCCAAAGGCGTCGAGTTCACCAAGGAGCCGACCACGATCCGCCCCGGCGTGCGGATCTGCTTCATCCGCGGCCCGCAGGGCATCTCGATCGAGCTGCTCGAGCGCGACCAGAAATACGTGTGA
- a CDS encoding fatty acid desaturase yields MVRSPPESRSLARLLARYREPNSARSVFELVITAVPFLAIWVLMWAALDHGYWIGLLLAIPAAGFLVRLFMIQHDCGHGSFFQGRRVNDWVGRTIGVLTLTPYDYWRRNHTLHHASSGNLDHRGFGDIDTLTVSEFLERSRWRQLLYRLYRHPIVMFGLGPTYLFILRHRLPIGMMRSGWKPWLSTMGTNAAIAILAAAMIRLIGFGPFLLVHLPIAVLAASIGVWLFYVQHQFEGTTWSHDGAWSLHEAALHGSSHYYLPAVLRWFTANIGVHHVHHLCSRIPCYRLPDVLRDHPELAAIGRITLPQSLQCVERALWDETGRRLISFRELEIALLLEGGNNQTPRFTSNFGIDH; encoded by the coding sequence ATGGTCCGTAGCCCACCAGAAAGCCGCTCGTTGGCACGCCTGCTTGCCCGCTATCGCGAACCGAACAGCGCGCGCAGCGTATTCGAGCTGGTGATTACGGCCGTGCCTTTCCTCGCGATCTGGGTCTTGATGTGGGCGGCTCTTGACCACGGCTACTGGATTGGGCTTCTGCTGGCGATACCCGCAGCGGGTTTCCTCGTCCGACTCTTCATGATCCAGCACGACTGCGGCCATGGATCGTTCTTCCAGGGCCGGCGCGTCAACGATTGGGTCGGCCGAACCATCGGGGTCTTGACCCTCACTCCGTACGATTACTGGCGACGTAACCACACCCTCCATCACGCGAGTTCGGGTAATCTCGATCATCGAGGATTCGGCGACATCGACACGTTGACAGTGAGCGAGTTTCTCGAACGGTCCCGATGGCGTCAGCTGCTTTATCGTCTGTACCGGCATCCGATTGTAATGTTTGGCTTGGGTCCCACCTATCTGTTTATCTTGCGGCACCGCTTGCCGATCGGGATGATGCGAAGCGGCTGGAAGCCCTGGCTAAGTACAATGGGCACGAACGCCGCCATCGCGATCCTGGCCGCCGCGATGATCCGGCTGATCGGCTTTGGGCCCTTCCTTCTGGTGCATTTGCCGATCGCGGTTTTGGCGGCGTCGATTGGTGTCTGGCTGTTCTATGTCCAACATCAGTTCGAGGGCACCACCTGGTCCCATGACGGGGCCTGGAGTCTTCACGAAGCTGCGCTACACGGCAGTTCGCACTATTACTTGCCAGCTGTGTTGCGCTGGTTCACGGCTAACATTGGCGTCCACCACGTCCATCATTTGTGCAGCCGAATCCCTTGCTATCGGTTGCCGGACGTGTTGCGAGATCATCCGGAACTCGCTGCCATTGGACGGATCACTCTGCCGCAAAGTTTGCAGTGCGTGGAGAGGGCTCTGTGGGACGAGACTGGGCGACGCCTCATTTCGTTTCGAGAGCTGGAGATTGCCCTGCTGCTTGAAGGGGGCAACAACCAGACGCCTAGATTCACATCGAATTTTGGTATCGACCACTGA
- a CDS encoding AraC family transcriptional regulator, translated as MPVSVSYARALVRAFGKTRGERDELLQGTAIEQDVLDQPGAHMPVSSLVILAANITRRHGELWPLSAAAVWSTSLQGALDVATRTAPTIADALNTGARFGSTRAPFIRNRLRTTPRSIQIEISPAVAMEGALWRAVALAVSLNVHAVYAQLLEDAIDQATLQFPWPPPAGAEGLMQHYSCAVKFNAAAFIFDVPKQLCARPSPFADPELHAKAIEALEEIEKPRSDTAALARIVESLIAARLPQRLGEEEAARLVGTSRRTLVRRLAEAGCAFRPLLDGVLRERARTMLTADTQSRDEMAAALGYTDATSFSRACRRWFGEKSLRG; from the coding sequence ATGCCGGTGTCCGTGAGCTATGCGCGGGCGCTGGTGCGGGCGTTTGGCAAGACGCGGGGCGAACGCGACGAGCTGCTGCAGGGCACTGCAATCGAGCAGGACGTGCTCGACCAGCCCGGCGCTCACATGCCGGTGTCGTCGCTGGTGATCCTCGCCGCCAACATCACCCGCCGGCATGGCGAGCTGTGGCCGCTGTCGGCCGCGGCGGTCTGGTCGACATCGCTGCAAGGCGCGCTCGATGTCGCGACCAGGACGGCGCCGACCATCGCGGATGCCCTCAACACCGGCGCGCGCTTCGGGTCGACCCGCGCGCCCTTCATCCGCAACCGGCTGCGCACAACGCCGCGCTCGATCCAGATTGAGATCTCTCCTGCGGTCGCCATGGAGGGCGCGCTGTGGCGCGCCGTGGCGCTGGCGGTCAGCCTCAACGTGCACGCGGTCTATGCGCAGCTGCTCGAGGATGCGATCGACCAGGCGACCTTGCAGTTTCCCTGGCCGCCGCCTGCCGGCGCGGAGGGGCTGATGCAGCATTATTCCTGCGCGGTGAAGTTCAACGCCGCCGCCTTCATCTTCGACGTGCCGAAGCAGCTATGCGCGCGGCCTTCGCCGTTTGCCGATCCGGAATTGCACGCCAAGGCGATCGAAGCGCTCGAGGAAATCGAGAAGCCGCGCTCCGACACCGCGGCGCTGGCGCGGATCGTCGAGAGCCTGATTGCGGCGCGGCTGCCGCAGCGCCTCGGCGAGGAGGAAGCCGCGCGCCTCGTCGGCACCTCGCGCCGGACGCTGGTGCGGCGGCTGGCGGAGGCGGGCTGCGCCTTCCGGCCGCTGCTCGACGGCGTGCTGCGGGAGCGCGCCCGGACAATGCTCACTGCCGATACACAGTCGCGCGACGAGATGGCGGCCGCGCTCGGCTACACCGACGCGACGAGCTTCAGCCGCGCCTGCCGGCGCTGGTTCGGGGAGAAGAGCTTGCGCGGCTAG